Proteins encoded within one genomic window of Candidatus Eisenbacteria bacterium:
- a CDS encoding PorV/PorQ family protein — translation MRRRVQLGGGSEMAGQRRGALLTLVVLGTFLLTGFAWAADTMGDPQNNHNAPYLRMGVGARALGMGGAFVGVANDLTAGYWNPAGLTWTRGWSIGGMFSAGMEVDRKYNHVGFARNADWGAYGINWLNAGMTDIEGYNMGNDPTGSFDYTDNAFMFSFGKQFDIASLGITGKYLRASNGGALAGQDDAITGYGIDLGMGLILTDYMRFGFTVQDIAGRLGSVDDANDIPTNLRTGIAIWPLRGMTAAFDVEKAQEDDEYLFHVGAEYRVPLTRELSSAIRLGINDGDFAAGFGMRFNMIEADYAYVNDRQDFLNENHRFSLALRFGAQDDLGPFTGDADKDGIPDDVDQCPTLAEDFDGFMDTDGCPDPDNDGDGIPDVNDDCPNHAEDMDGWQDADGCPDVDNDGDGILDKDDKCPSVAENFNGFEDADGCPDETAGPCIPVFAYINFKFNTAEISGADPVPILEDVARIMRETPNMKLKITGHTDAIGGDQYNMKLSMRRSEAIKDYLVKRGVSADRLSTDGKGESQPIDTNDTDLGRARNRRIEFTILQQ, via the coding sequence ATGCGACGACGGGTTCAACTAGGAGGAGGTTCGGAAATGGCAGGACAGAGGCGTGGAGCGCTCCTGACCTTGGTGGTTCTGGGGACGTTCCTGCTAACTGGATTCGCCTGGGCCGCGGACACCATGGGTGATCCGCAAAACAACCATAACGCTCCGTACCTGCGGATGGGTGTCGGCGCCAGGGCGCTCGGAATGGGTGGTGCGTTCGTTGGAGTCGCCAATGATCTGACGGCGGGTTACTGGAACCCGGCCGGCCTGACCTGGACACGGGGATGGTCGATCGGCGGGATGTTCTCCGCCGGGATGGAGGTCGACCGCAAGTACAACCATGTCGGCTTCGCCAGGAATGCCGACTGGGGCGCTTACGGAATCAACTGGCTCAATGCCGGTATGACCGACATCGAAGGCTACAACATGGGCAACGATCCCACGGGGTCGTTCGACTACACAGACAACGCGTTCATGTTCTCGTTTGGCAAGCAGTTCGACATCGCCTCGCTGGGCATCACGGGGAAGTACCTCCGTGCGTCGAACGGCGGCGCCCTGGCGGGGCAGGACGACGCGATCACAGGCTACGGCATCGACCTGGGCATGGGGCTGATCCTGACCGACTACATGCGTTTCGGCTTCACGGTTCAGGACATCGCCGGCCGACTCGGCAGCGTTGACGATGCCAACGATATCCCGACGAATCTCCGTACGGGCATCGCCATCTGGCCGCTGCGCGGGATGACTGCGGCCTTCGACGTCGAGAAGGCGCAGGAAGATGACGAGTACCTGTTCCATGTGGGGGCCGAGTATCGGGTTCCCCTCACCAGGGAGCTCAGCTCGGCGATCCGCCTGGGCATCAATGACGGCGACTTCGCCGCCGGCTTCGGCATGCGCTTCAACATGATCGAGGCCGACTATGCCTACGTGAACGACCGGCAGGACTTCCTGAACGAGAACCACCGCTTCTCGCTGGCGCTGCGCTTTGGCGCGCAGGACGACCTGGGCCCCTTCACCGGCGACGCCGACAAGGACGGGATTCCCGATGACGTCGACCAGTGCCCGACGCTGGCCGAGGACTTCGACGGGTTCATGGACACGGACGGCTGCCCCGATCCCGACAATGACGGGGACGGCATTCCGGACGTGAACGACGACTGCCCGAACCATGCGGAGGACATGGACGGCTGGCAGGATGCCGACGGCTGCCCCGATGTCGACAATGACGGCGACGGGATCCTCGACAAGGACGACAAGTGCCCCAGCGTGGCGGAGAACTTCAACGGCTTCGAGGATGCCGATGGCTGCCCGGACGAGACCGCGGGGCCGTGCATCCCGGTCTTCGCCTACATCAACTTCAAGTTCAATACCGCTGAGATCAGCGGCGCCGATCCGGTTCCCATCCTCGAGGATGTCGCCCGGATCATGCGCGAGACTCCGAACATGAAGCTCAAGATCACGGGTCACACCGACGCGATCGGGGGCGATCAGTACAACATGAAGCTGTCGATGAGGCGGTCCGAGGCGATCAAGGACTACCTCGTGAAGCGTGGCGTCTCCGCTGACCGGCTCTCCACGGACGGGAAGGGCGAGAGCCAGCCGATCGACACGAACGACACCGATCTCGGCCGCGCTCGTAACCGGAGGATCGAGTTCACGATCCTCCAGCAGTAA